The following proteins are encoded in a genomic region of Sparus aurata chromosome 11, fSpaAur1.1, whole genome shotgun sequence:
- the pdcb gene encoding phosducin b translates to MADRVIDLDETATHTGPKGVINDWRRFKLESMDQDNLPPAKKELLRQMSSPGRPKDDTRANLNRKMSVQEYELLKEEDEGCLKKYRKRCMQEMHDKLSFGPKFEGVHDLDSGEAFLEVIEKEHYSTVVVVHIYKIGVKGCEELNNCLDCLATEYPTVKFCRIDAVSSGAAERFSDEVLPTLLVYKAGELLGNFLACTQHLNEEFFATDVEAFLNSYGVLPEKELPGVEDEEENDVE, encoded by the exons ATGGCTGACAGAGTGATTGACTTGGATGAGACTgcaacccacacag GTCCAAAAGGAGTCATTAATGACTGGAGGAGGTTTAAGTTGGAGAGTATGGACCAGGATAACTTGCCTCCTGCAAAAAAGGAACTTCTGAGACAAATGTCATCCCCAGGCAGGCCGAAAGATGACACCAGAGCAAACCTTAACCGCAAG ATGAGTGTGCAAGAGTATGAACTTCtcaaggaggaggatgagggatGTCTAAAGAAATACCGAAAGCGGTGCATGCAGGAGATGCATGATAAACTCAGCTTCGGGCCCAAGTTTGAAGGCGTGCACGACCTGGACAGCGGAGAGGCCTTCCTGGAAGTCATCGAGAAGGAGCATTACAGCACAGTGGTGGTCGTCCACATCTACAAGATCGGAGTCAAAGGTTGTGAGGAGCTCAACAACTGCCTGGACTGCCTGGCCACTGAGTATCCCACCGTAAAGTTCTGCAGGATCGATGCTGTCTCGTCTGGTGCTGCTGAGCGCTTCTCAGATGAGGTTTTGCCTACACTGCTGGTGTACAAGGCCGGAGAGCTGCTCGGGAACTTCCTGGCCTGCACGCAGCACCTAAACGAGGAGTTCTTCGCCACTGATGTGGAGGCTTTCCTCAACAGCTACGGCGTGCTGCCAGAGAAAGAGCTGCCTGGTGtggaagacgaagaagaaaatGATGTAGAATAA